From Citricoccus sp. SGAir0253, a single genomic window includes:
- a CDS encoding LCP family protein, whose product MSQPVPPDVPAPRGEGPGGTRRGRRRRTAWIVLGLVLALVLGAGVVAVGYLSNLATTFDHGTQKFESAFPDETARPGKAEAREGRHEPVNILLLGADSGGGSGETEELPGVPQSGRSDTMMWVHVPGDRSRVYVMSVMRDLWVDIPDEGTHKLNSAYSFGGVPKAVQTLESMFGARIDHVVAVDLEGFRGLVDSLGGVEIDNPRAFESGHGDVFPAGPQVMDGETALAFVRERYAFADGDYSRVANQQLFLKAVAERVLTPETLANPGRITDMVTGLSPYLTVDDSLDAGEMVAIGRTMTDLRADDVEMFTVPTRGIGRAGGQSVVWPDEQAIEQIGEALAQDEMASYRAGQ is encoded by the coding sequence GTGTCTCAGCCCGTGCCCCCCGACGTCCCGGCCCCCCGCGGGGAGGGCCCCGGGGGCACCCGGCGGGGCCGCCGCCGGCGGACGGCGTGGATCGTCCTGGGCCTGGTGCTGGCGCTCGTGCTCGGGGCCGGGGTGGTCGCCGTCGGGTACCTCTCCAATCTCGCCACCACGTTCGACCACGGCACCCAGAAGTTCGAGTCGGCCTTCCCGGACGAGACCGCCCGGCCCGGGAAGGCGGAGGCCCGCGAGGGCCGGCACGAGCCGGTCAACATCCTGCTGCTCGGCGCCGACTCGGGCGGCGGCTCCGGCGAGACCGAGGAACTCCCCGGCGTCCCCCAGTCCGGCCGCTCGGACACCATGATGTGGGTGCACGTGCCGGGGGACCGCAGCCGGGTGTACGTCATGTCCGTCATGCGCGACCTCTGGGTGGACATCCCGGACGAGGGCACCCACAAGCTCAACTCGGCCTACTCCTTCGGCGGCGTGCCGAAGGCGGTGCAGACCCTGGAGTCGATGTTCGGCGCGCGGATCGACCACGTCGTCGCGGTGGACCTCGAGGGCTTCCGGGGGCTCGTGGACTCGCTGGGCGGCGTGGAGATCGACAACCCGCGCGCGTTCGAGTCCGGCCACGGGGACGTCTTCCCGGCCGGTCCCCAGGTCATGGACGGGGAGACGGCCCTGGCCTTCGTGCGGGAGCGCTACGCGTTCGCGGACGGGGACTACTCGCGCGTCGCCAACCAGCAACTGTTCCTGAAGGCCGTCGCCGAGCGCGTCCTGACGCCGGAGACGCTGGCGAACCCGGGTAGGATCACGGACATGGTCACCGGGCTGTCTCCCTACCTGACGGTGGACGATTCCCTCGATGCGGGCGAGATGGTCGCGATCGGCCGGACCATGACGGACCTGCGCGCGGACGACGTCGAGATGTTCACGGTGCCCACGAGGGGCATCGGGCGCGCCGGGGGGCAATCGGTCGTCTGGCCCGACGAGCAGGCGATCGAGCAGATCGGCGAGGCGCTGGCCCAGGACGAGATGGCGTCCTATCGAGCCGGTCAGTGA
- a CDS encoding DUF3515 domain-containing protein, with protein sequence MRHDGPTGSLLPRPRPRRRPAARPGVPPASPRPAHARALTALAALGGAAVLAGCSAPVADVEPAPEATDPLCAEAMVSLPDAVAGHERRETDSQATAAWGDPAAVILRCGVPTPGPTTEHCVTANGVDWVTRDDGEFWTLTTYGRTPAIEVLFDDTRAGSSSVMVDLASAVARVPASGGCTSAPSQTIPGASPSP encoded by the coding sequence ATGCGTCACGACGGCCCGACCGGCAGCCTCCTCCCCCGCCCGCGGCCCCGCCGGCGGCCCGCCGCGCGGCCGGGGGTGCCCCCGGCCTCCCCGCGGCCCGCGCACGCCCGGGCGCTCACCGCGCTCGCGGCGCTCGGCGGGGCCGCCGTGCTCGCCGGCTGCTCCGCGCCGGTCGCCGACGTCGAGCCGGCCCCGGAGGCCACGGACCCGCTGTGCGCCGAGGCGATGGTCTCCCTGCCGGACGCCGTGGCCGGCCACGAGCGACGCGAGACGGACAGCCAGGCGACGGCGGCCTGGGGGGACCCGGCGGCCGTCATCCTGCGCTGCGGGGTGCCCACCCCCGGCCCGACGACGGAGCACTGCGTCACGGCCAACGGCGTGGACTGGGTGACCCGGGACGACGGCGAGTTCTGGACCCTGACGACCTACGGTCGCACGCCCGCGATCGAGGTCCTCTTCGACGACACCCGCGCCGGCTCGAGCTCCGTCATGGTGGACCTGGCCTCCGCGGTCGCCCGCGTCCCGGCGAGCGGCGGGTGCACCTCCGCGCCCTCGCAGACCATCCCGGGCGCCTCGCCGTCCCCGTGA
- a CDS encoding D-alanine--D-alanine ligase family protein yields the protein MLVLFGGRSSEHPISCITAAGVLKAMDPDRYEVVPVGITTGGRWNAVAADPGEWGLGGPELPSVPEPEHPVVLGARPDGGHELRCATTSESFGPVDVVFPLLHGPFGEDGTIQGLLEMADVPYVGPGVLASAVGMDKHFMKIAFAAAGLAVGPWETITDRDWRSAPEAALDRAEALGYPLFVKPARAGSSMGISRVTDRDGLRTAVCVARELDPKVVVEAGIVGREIECAVLDGHGTEAPRASLPGEIVVHAGASEHEFYDFQAKYQDDTAADLSCPADLPEEAIDQVRRLAVRAFDAVDAEGLSRVDFFYTPDGRFVINEINTMPGFTPISMYPAMWERSGLPYPALIDELLSLALERGTGLH from the coding sequence GTGCTCGTGCTGTTCGGCGGCCGCTCGAGCGAGCACCCCATCAGCTGTATCACCGCGGCCGGCGTGCTCAAGGCCATGGACCCGGACCGGTACGAGGTGGTGCCGGTGGGCATCACCACGGGCGGGCGCTGGAACGCCGTCGCCGCGGACCCGGGCGAGTGGGGCCTGGGCGGCCCCGAGCTGCCCTCCGTGCCCGAGCCCGAGCACCCGGTCGTCCTCGGGGCCCGCCCCGACGGCGGCCACGAGCTGCGCTGCGCCACCACCTCCGAGTCCTTCGGTCCCGTGGACGTGGTGTTCCCGCTGCTGCACGGGCCCTTCGGGGAGGACGGCACCATCCAGGGGCTCCTGGAGATGGCGGACGTGCCCTACGTGGGCCCGGGCGTGCTCGCCTCGGCGGTGGGCATGGACAAGCACTTCATGAAGATCGCCTTCGCCGCCGCCGGGCTGGCCGTGGGCCCGTGGGAGACCATCACGGACCGCGACTGGCGCAGCGCCCCCGAGGCGGCGCTGGACCGGGCCGAGGCGCTCGGCTACCCCCTGTTCGTCAAGCCCGCGCGGGCCGGGTCGTCCATGGGCATCAGCCGGGTGACGGACCGCGACGGGCTGCGGACCGCGGTGTGCGTGGCCCGCGAGCTGGACCCCAAGGTCGTCGTCGAGGCCGGGATCGTGGGCCGCGAGATCGAGTGCGCCGTGCTGGACGGGCACGGCACCGAGGCGCCGCGCGCCTCGCTGCCCGGGGAGATCGTGGTCCACGCCGGGGCCTCCGAGCACGAGTTCTACGACTTCCAGGCCAAGTACCAGGACGACACCGCCGCGGACCTGTCCTGCCCCGCGGACCTGCCGGAGGAGGCGATCGACCAGGTGCGCCGGCTCGCCGTGCGCGCCTTCGACGCGGTGGACGCCGAGGGCCTGTCCCGCGTGGACTTCTTCTACACCCCGGACGGCCGCTTCGTCATCAACGAGATCAATACCATGCCCGGGTTCACCCCGATCAGCATGTACCCGGCCATGTGGGAGCGCTCCGGGCTGCCGTACCCGGCGCTCATCGACGAGCTGCTGTCCCTCGCCCTCGAGCGCGGGACGGGGCTGCACTAG
- a CDS encoding NAD(P)H-dependent glycerol-3-phosphate dehydrogenase, producing the protein MAVIGAGSWGTTFAKVLADSAAERGVADPRIVLWARRPEVAEDITVRRRNEDYLPGIALPPALTATTDLAAAVEGAGLVVLAIPAQEVRGHLPALRGVLSPDAVVVSLVKGLERGTDARMSELCTEGLGLSPERFAVVSGPNLALEIAREEPTATVVASADPETAAWVATRVAGRYLRPYTNTDVVGVEICGVVKNVIALAVGICDGQGLGDNSKASIITRGLAETARLAERLGGQAETLAGLAGLGDLVATCASPLSRNRSAGRLLGQGLTVEEATARLRQTAEGIKSVSAVVDLARRHGVEMPISEAMNAVIAGRLDVGTLAGLLLARDLKPEGRQ; encoded by the coding sequence GTGGCGGTCATCGGCGCCGGCAGCTGGGGGACCACCTTCGCCAAGGTCCTGGCGGACAGCGCGGCCGAGCGCGGCGTCGCCGACCCGCGGATCGTGCTGTGGGCGCGCCGGCCCGAGGTGGCCGAGGACATCACCGTGCGCCGCCGCAACGAGGACTACCTGCCCGGCATCGCCCTGCCGCCGGCGCTCACGGCCACCACGGACCTCGCCGCCGCCGTCGAGGGCGCCGGCCTCGTGGTCCTGGCCATCCCGGCCCAGGAGGTGCGCGGGCACCTGCCGGCCCTGCGCGGGGTGCTGTCCCCGGACGCCGTCGTGGTGTCCCTCGTCAAGGGCCTCGAGCGCGGCACGGACGCGCGGATGAGCGAGCTGTGCACCGAGGGCCTGGGGCTCTCGCCCGAGCGCTTCGCGGTGGTCTCGGGACCGAACCTGGCCCTCGAGATCGCCCGGGAGGAGCCCACCGCCACCGTGGTCGCCTCCGCCGACCCGGAGACCGCCGCGTGGGTCGCCACCCGCGTCGCCGGGCGCTACCTGCGGCCCTACACCAACACGGACGTGGTGGGCGTGGAGATCTGCGGGGTGGTGAAGAACGTCATCGCGCTGGCCGTGGGCATCTGCGACGGCCAGGGACTGGGGGACAACTCCAAGGCCTCGATCATCACGCGCGGGCTCGCGGAGACCGCGCGGCTCGCGGAGCGGCTGGGCGGCCAGGCCGAGACCCTCGCGGGGCTGGCCGGCCTCGGGGACCTCGTGGCGACGTGCGCCTCGCCGCTGTCCCGCAACCGCAGCGCCGGCCGGCTGCTGGGCCAGGGGCTCACGGTCGAGGAGGCCACCGCCCGGCTGCGCCAGACCGCCGAGGGCATCAAGTCCGTGTCGGCCGTGGTCGACCTGGCCCGCCGCCACGGGGTGGAGATGCCCATCAGCGAGGCCATGAACGCCGTCATCGCGGGCCGGCTGGACGTCGGCACGCTCGCCGGGCTCCTGCTGGCCCGGGACCTCAAACCGGAAGGACGACAGTGA
- a CDS encoding 1-acyl-sn-glycerol-3-phosphate acyltransferase, whose product MTASTGLRAGYLAASFLVRPVLNALMAKDWEGTEHLPDTGFIVCANHVSNLDPLAMGHFVYNQGHLPHFLAKAELFQIPVVGGLLGAMRQIPVDRARGGNDSLVAADAVLAEGGAIIIYPEGTLTSDPGLWPMKAKTGAARLALKTGVPVVPVAQWGIQDVLPRTAKVPSVRPRRTARIRVGAPVSLEDLRGSALTRSVLDAASERIMSAITAELEVLRGEPAPAGRWNPRTGQREAGPREPGRP is encoded by the coding sequence GTGACCGCATCCACCGGGCTCCGCGCCGGATACCTCGCCGCGTCCTTCCTCGTCCGCCCCGTCCTGAACGCCCTGATGGCCAAGGACTGGGAGGGCACGGAGCACCTGCCGGACACCGGGTTCATCGTGTGCGCCAACCACGTCTCGAACCTGGACCCGCTGGCCATGGGGCACTTCGTGTACAACCAGGGCCACCTGCCGCACTTCCTGGCCAAGGCCGAGCTGTTCCAGATCCCCGTGGTCGGGGGCCTGCTCGGCGCGATGCGCCAGATCCCGGTGGACCGCGCGCGCGGCGGCAACGACTCGCTCGTGGCCGCCGACGCGGTGCTGGCGGAGGGCGGGGCCATCATCATCTACCCCGAGGGCACGCTCACCTCGGACCCCGGCCTGTGGCCCATGAAGGCCAAGACCGGGGCCGCCCGGCTCGCCCTCAAGACCGGGGTGCCCGTGGTGCCCGTGGCCCAGTGGGGGATCCAAGACGTGCTGCCGCGCACCGCGAAGGTGCCCTCCGTGCGCCCGCGCCGCACCGCGCGCATCCGGGTCGGGGCCCCCGTGTCCCTCGAGGACCTGCGGGGCTCGGCCCTGACGCGCTCCGTGCTGGACGCGGCGAGCGAGCGGATCATGTCCGCGATCACCGCCGAGCTCGAGGTCCTGCGCGGCGAGCCGGCCCCCGCGGGGCGCTGGAACCCCCGCACCGGGCAGCGCGAGGCCGGGCCGCGGGAACCGGGCCGCCCGTGA
- the murA gene encoding UDP-N-acetylglucosamine 1-carboxyvinyltransferase yields the protein MGNLLTIHGGKPLEGRVHVRGAKNLVPKAMVASLLGSKPSVLRNVPEIRDVDIVTGLLSVHGVKVSKDPVSGDLTLDPSDTKSATSSEIDAHAGDSRIPILFCGPLMHSIGEAFIPDLGGCRIGDRPIDFHLTVLRSFGAVVEKRPGGIHISAPRGLTGAKLDLPYPSVGATEQVLLTAVKAEGITELKGAAVEPEIHDLIAILQKMGAIISVQTDRTIRIEGVSELSGFNHRAIPDRNESASWASAALVTQGDIYVEGAMQRDLTAFLNTYRKVGGEFDVDDEGIRFWHAGGPLKPLVLETNVHPGFMTDWQQPLVVALTQAKGVSIVHETVYENRFGFTDALVRMGANIQLHRECLGSVPCRFGQRNFLHSAVISGPTELRGADFDIPDLRGGFSHLIAALAARGTSHATGIEIINRGYERFMDKLTGLGADVELSSTGELAGTVR from the coding sequence ATGGGAAATCTGCTGACGATCCACGGCGGCAAGCCGCTCGAGGGCCGCGTCCACGTGCGCGGTGCCAAGAACCTCGTGCCCAAGGCCATGGTGGCCTCACTGCTGGGCAGCAAGCCGTCCGTGCTCCGCAACGTCCCCGAGATCCGGGACGTGGACATCGTCACGGGGCTGCTCTCCGTCCACGGGGTCAAGGTGTCCAAGGACCCGGTCTCCGGTGACCTGACCCTGGACCCCTCGGACACCAAGTCCGCCACGAGCTCGGAGATCGACGCCCACGCCGGCGACTCGCGCATCCCGATCCTGTTCTGCGGCCCGCTGATGCACTCCATCGGCGAGGCGTTCATCCCCGACCTCGGCGGCTGCCGGATCGGCGACCGGCCGATCGACTTCCACCTCACCGTGCTGCGCAGCTTCGGAGCGGTCGTGGAGAAGCGCCCCGGCGGCATCCACATCTCGGCGCCGCGGGGCCTCACCGGGGCCAAGCTGGACCTGCCCTACCCGTCCGTCGGGGCCACCGAGCAGGTGCTGCTGACGGCCGTCAAGGCCGAGGGCATCACGGAGCTCAAGGGCGCCGCCGTCGAGCCGGAGATCCACGACCTGATCGCGATCCTGCAGAAGATGGGCGCGATCATCTCGGTCCAGACGGACCGCACGATCCGCATCGAGGGCGTCTCCGAGCTCTCCGGGTTCAACCACCGTGCCATCCCGGACCGCAACGAGTCGGCCTCCTGGGCCTCCGCGGCGCTCGTGACGCAGGGCGACATCTACGTCGAGGGCGCCATGCAGCGCGACCTGACCGCCTTCCTGAACACCTACCGCAAGGTCGGCGGGGAGTTCGACGTGGACGACGAGGGCATCCGCTTCTGGCACGCCGGCGGGCCGCTCAAGCCGCTCGTGCTCGAGACGAACGTGCACCCCGGGTTCATGACCGACTGGCAGCAGCCCCTCGTCGTGGCCCTGACGCAGGCCAAGGGCGTGTCGATCGTGCACGAGACCGTGTACGAGAACCGCTTCGGCTTCACCGACGCGCTCGTGCGGATGGGCGCGAACATCCAGCTGCACCGCGAGTGCCTGGGCTCCGTGCCCTGCCGCTTCGGCCAGCGCAACTTCCTGCACTCGGCCGTCATCTCCGGCCCCACGGAACTGCGCGGCGCCGACTTCGACATCCCGGACCTGCGCGGCGGGTTCTCGCACCTCATCGCGGCCCTCGCCGCCCGCGGGACCTCCCACGCCACCGGGATCGAGATCATCAACCGCGGCTACGAGAGGTTCATGGACAAGCTGACCGGCCTGGGCGCCGACGTGGAGCTCAGCAGCACCGGCGAGCTCGCCGGCACCGTCCGCTAG
- the leuD gene encoding 3-isopropylmalate dehydratase small subunit — protein MEPFSQHTGVGVPLKQSNVDTDQIIPAVYLKRITRTGFEDALFAGWRKDPDFILNREPYSAGSVLVAGPDFGTGSSREHAVWALKDYGFRAVLSARFADIFRGNAGKQGLVAAEVAQQDIELIWKELENHPGTEVTVDLASRTVTCGAVTAGFQIDDYTRWRLMEGLDDIGLTLRTEQEIADYEAARPAFKPATLPARTA, from the coding sequence ATGGAGCCGTTCTCCCAGCACACCGGCGTCGGCGTGCCGCTGAAGCAGTCCAACGTGGACACGGACCAGATCATCCCGGCCGTCTACCTCAAGCGCATCACCCGCACCGGGTTCGAGGACGCCCTGTTCGCCGGCTGGCGCAAGGACCCGGACTTCATCCTGAACCGGGAGCCGTACTCGGCCGGCAGCGTCCTCGTGGCGGGCCCCGACTTCGGCACCGGCTCCTCGCGCGAGCACGCGGTCTGGGCCCTGAAGGACTACGGCTTCCGCGCCGTGCTCTCCGCCCGGTTCGCCGACATCTTCCGCGGCAATGCCGGCAAGCAGGGCCTGGTGGCCGCCGAGGTGGCCCAGCAGGACATCGAGCTGATCTGGAAGGAGCTCGAGAACCACCCGGGCACGGAGGTCACCGTGGACCTGGCCTCGCGCACGGTCACCTGCGGCGCGGTCACCGCGGGCTTCCAGATCGACGACTACACGCGGTGGCGGCTGATGGAGGGCCTGGACGACATCGGGCTGACCCTGCGCACCGAGCAGGAGATCGCCGACTACGAGGCGGCACGGCCCGCCTTCAAGCCCGCCACGCTGCCGGCCCGCACGGCCTGA
- the leuC gene encoding 3-isopropylmalate dehydratase large subunit: protein MAHDATGAAAPRTLAEKVWQDHVVVPGEGQGEARTPDLLYIDLHLVHEVTSPQAFEGLRLAGRPVRRPDLTIATEDHNTPTLEIDKPIADPVSAKQIQTLRDNAAEFGIRLHSLGDAEQGIVHVVGPQLGLTQPGMTVVCGDSHTSTHGAFGALAFGIGTSEVEHVLATQTLPLKPFRTMAITVEGTLREGVTAKDIILAVIAKIGTGGGQGYVLEYRGSAIRSLSMDARMTICNMSIEAGARAGMIAPDETTFEYLKGRPHAPQGEDWDAAVEYWRSLATDEGAAFDAEVFLDADALEPFVTWGTNPGQGVSLNDTVPVPEDFEDPNAQAAARRALEYMDLTPGMPMKDIRVDTVFLGSCTNSRIEDLRTAAAIIQGQSKAEDVRMIVVPGSARVRLQAEAEGLDRVFTDFGAEWRFAGCSMCLGMNPDQLAPGERCASTSNRNFEGRQGKGGRTHLVSPVVAAATAIRGTLSSPSDLTARQPETQEA, encoded by the coding sequence ATGGCACACGACGCAACCGGCGCGGCGGCACCGCGCACGCTCGCCGAGAAGGTCTGGCAGGACCACGTGGTCGTGCCCGGCGAGGGGCAGGGCGAGGCCCGCACCCCGGACCTGCTCTACATCGACCTGCACCTCGTGCACGAGGTCACCAGTCCGCAGGCCTTCGAGGGGCTGCGCCTGGCCGGCCGTCCCGTGCGCCGGCCGGACCTGACGATCGCCACCGAGGACCACAACACCCCCACGCTGGAGATCGACAAGCCGATCGCGGACCCGGTCTCGGCCAAGCAGATCCAGACGCTGCGGGACAACGCCGCCGAGTTCGGCATCCGCCTGCACTCCCTCGGCGACGCCGAGCAGGGCATCGTGCACGTGGTCGGCCCGCAGCTGGGCCTGACCCAGCCGGGCATGACCGTGGTGTGCGGCGACTCGCACACCTCCACCCACGGCGCGTTCGGCGCCCTGGCCTTCGGCATCGGCACCTCCGAGGTGGAGCACGTGCTGGCCACCCAGACGCTGCCGCTCAAGCCGTTCCGGACGATGGCGATCACCGTGGAGGGCACCCTGCGCGAGGGGGTCACCGCCAAGGACATCATCCTCGCCGTCATCGCCAAGATCGGCACCGGCGGCGGGCAGGGCTACGTGCTGGAGTACCGCGGCTCGGCCATCCGCTCGCTGTCCATGGACGCGCGCATGACGATCTGCAACATGTCCATCGAGGCCGGCGCCCGCGCCGGCATGATCGCCCCGGACGAGACCACCTTCGAGTACCTCAAGGGCCGCCCGCACGCCCCGCAGGGCGAGGACTGGGACGCCGCCGTCGAGTACTGGCGCTCGCTGGCCACGGACGAGGGCGCGGCCTTCGACGCCGAGGTGTTCCTGGACGCGGACGCGCTGGAGCCCTTCGTGACGTGGGGCACCAACCCCGGCCAGGGCGTCTCCCTGAACGACACCGTGCCCGTCCCCGAGGACTTCGAGGACCCCAACGCCCAGGCCGCCGCCCGGCGCGCCCTGGAGTACATGGACCTCACCCCCGGGATGCCGATGAAGGACATCCGCGTGGACACGGTCTTCCTGGGCTCGTGCACCAACTCCCGGATCGAGGACCTGCGCACCGCCGCGGCGATCATCCAGGGCCAGTCCAAGGCCGAGGACGTGCGCATGATCGTGGTGCCGGGCTCGGCCCGCGTGCGCCTGCAGGCCGAGGCCGAGGGGCTGGACCGCGTGTTCACCGACTTCGGCGCGGAGTGGCGCTTCGCCGGGTGCTCCATGTGCCTGGGCATGAACCCGGACCAGCTGGCCCCGGGGGAGCGCTGCGCCTCCACCTCCAACCGCAACTTCGAGGGCCGCCAGGGCAAGGGCGGCCGGACCCACCTGGTCTCGCCCGTGGTGGCCGCCGCGACCGCGATCCGCGGCACGCTGTCCTCGCCGTCCGACCTGACCGCCCGCCAGCCCGAGACCCAGGAGGCCTGA
- a CDS encoding IclR family transcriptional regulator has product MDITAPDAAPAGDDAPAPRLHALHRPSGVGVVDKSAAILDALEAGPTSLAQLVTATGIARPTLHRLASALVHHRLVARDLQGRYILGSRLSELASAAGEDRLTTAAGPVLSRLRDATGESSQLFRRQADSRVCVASAERPVGLRDTIPVGTRLSMKAGSAAQVLLAWEDHERLVEGLTGAVFTPTVLAAVRRRGWAQSLGEREPGVASVSAPVRSPSGRVIAAVSISGPIERLTRQPGRVHAETVVRAAHNLTELIRSAEAPAG; this is encoded by the coding sequence ATGGACATCACCGCTCCGGACGCCGCCCCGGCCGGCGACGACGCCCCCGCACCCCGGCTGCACGCCCTCCACCGGCCCAGCGGGGTGGGCGTGGTGGACAAGTCGGCCGCGATCCTCGACGCGCTCGAGGCGGGTCCCACGAGCCTGGCCCAGCTCGTGACGGCCACCGGCATCGCCCGGCCCACCCTGCACCGGCTGGCCTCGGCGCTCGTGCACCACCGCCTCGTGGCCCGCGACCTGCAGGGCCGCTACATCCTCGGCAGCCGGCTCTCGGAGCTGGCCTCGGCCGCCGGCGAGGACCGGCTGACCACCGCCGCCGGCCCCGTGCTGTCCCGGCTGCGCGATGCCACCGGGGAGAGCTCCCAGCTGTTCCGCCGGCAGGCCGACAGCCGCGTGTGCGTGGCCAGCGCCGAGCGCCCCGTGGGACTGCGGGACACGATCCCGGTGGGCACGCGCCTGTCCATGAAGGCCGGCTCGGCCGCCCAGGTGCTGCTCGCGTGGGAGGACCACGAGCGGCTCGTGGAGGGTCTCACGGGGGCGGTGTTCACGCCGACCGTCCTGGCCGCCGTCCGCCGCCGTGGCTGGGCGCAGTCCCTGGGCGAGCGGGAGCCCGGGGTGGCCTCGGTCTCCGCGCCGGTGCGCAGCCCGAGCGGACGGGTGATCGCCGCCGTGTCCATCTCGGGACCGATCGAGCGGCTGACCCGGCAGCCGGGCCGGGTCCACGCCGAGACGGTGGTGCGGGCGGCGCACAACCTCACCGAGCTCATCCGGTCCGCCGAGGCCCCGGCCGGCTGA
- a CDS encoding UDP-glucose/GDP-mannose dehydrogenase family protein — protein MTTTAAPSLHASTTDPLRIAVIGTGYLGATHAACMAELGFEVLGVDVDPAKVEALSRGELPFHEPGLAELLRRHVASGRLRFTTCYEQAGAWADVHFIGVGTPQRPGESAADLRYVDAAVTALAGHITRDALVVGKSTVPVGTAARLAGLLAETRAANGLPGRVELAWNPEFLREGFAVQDTLSPDRLVVGVASDHAEQVLCRVYADAVAAGTPWIRTDYETAELVKVAANAFLATKISFINAFSEITEAVGGDIGTLADAIGHDPRIGRRFLNAGVGFGGGCLPKDIRALQARVSELGLDRTMRFLAEMDDINLRRRDRVVDLAVQVLSHDRDGVTRCTANGGSGHVPDPVSVQVLNGARIAMLGTTFKPDSDDVRDSPALDVANRLYTAGAEVSVYDPKGNANAAARFPRLGYVDTCREAITGADLVILLTEWDEFRALDPDHVATFVNRRNIVDGRNVLDPTAWREAGFTLAALGHRFAPDTGRGG, from the coding sequence GTGACCACCACCGCCGCGCCGTCCCTGCACGCCTCCACCACCGACCCGCTGCGGATCGCGGTGATCGGGACGGGGTACCTGGGGGCCACGCACGCGGCGTGCATGGCGGAGCTGGGCTTCGAGGTGCTGGGGGTGGACGTGGACCCGGCCAAGGTCGAGGCGCTCTCCCGCGGCGAGCTGCCCTTCCACGAGCCCGGCCTGGCCGAGCTGCTGAGGCGGCACGTGGCCTCGGGCCGGCTGCGGTTCACCACCTGCTACGAGCAGGCCGGGGCCTGGGCGGACGTGCACTTCATCGGGGTGGGCACCCCGCAGCGGCCCGGGGAGTCCGCGGCGGACCTGCGCTACGTGGACGCCGCGGTGACCGCGCTGGCCGGGCACATCACCCGGGACGCGCTGGTGGTGGGCAAGTCCACGGTGCCGGTCGGCACCGCCGCCCGGCTGGCCGGCCTGCTGGCCGAGACGCGGGCGGCCAACGGGCTGCCCGGACGGGTGGAGCTGGCCTGGAACCCCGAGTTCCTGCGCGAGGGGTTCGCGGTCCAGGACACCCTGTCACCGGACCGGCTCGTGGTGGGGGTGGCCAGCGACCACGCCGAGCAGGTGCTGTGCCGGGTGTACGCCGACGCCGTGGCCGCCGGCACCCCGTGGATCCGCACCGACTACGAGACCGCCGAGCTGGTCAAGGTCGCCGCGAACGCGTTCCTGGCCACGAAGATCAGCTTCATCAACGCCTTCAGCGAGATCACCGAGGCCGTGGGCGGGGACATCGGCACCCTGGCCGACGCGATCGGCCACGACCCGCGCATCGGCCGGCGCTTCCTCAACGCCGGGGTCGGCTTCGGCGGCGGCTGCCTGCCCAAGGACATCCGCGCCCTGCAGGCCAGGGTGTCCGAGCTCGGCCTGGACCGCACCATGCGCTTCCTGGCCGAGATGGACGACATCAACCTGCGCCGCCGGGACCGGGTGGTGGACCTGGCCGTGCAGGTGCTCTCCCACGACCGCGACGGCGTCACCCGCTGCACCGCCAACGGCGGGTCCGGGCACGTGCCGGACCCGGTCTCCGTGCAGGTGCTCAACGGGGCGCGGATCGCGATGCTGGGCACCACGTTCAAGCCCGACTCCGACGACGTGCGCGACTCCCCCGCCCTGGACGTGGCCAACCGGCTCTACACCGCCGGTGCCGAGGTGTCCGTGTACGACCCGAAGGGCAATGCCAACGCCGCCGCCCGGTTCCCCCGCCTGGGCTACGTGGACACGTGCCGGGAGGCCATCACCGGGGCCGACCTCGTCATCCTGCTCACGGAATGGGACGAGTTCCGGGCCCTGGACCCGGACCACGTCGCCACGTTCGTGAACCGGCGCAACATCGTCGACGGGCGCAACGTGCTCGACCCCACCGCCTGGCGCGAGGCCGGGTTCACCCTCGCCGCCCTGGGCCACCGCTTCGCCCCGGACACCGGCCGCGGGGGCTGA